The Collinsella aerofaciens genomic interval CGCGTTTACCGCCGATCTTCCAAGCGAGCCCAGCAAGCAAACCGTGAACTGAGCTCCAAGGGCATCGACAAGGGCGTGGGCGTGGCGCGAGCGCTGGCGTATCTGGGCCGCGAGGGAAATGCGCGCACCTTTGGCTTTGGCGATTCGGGCAACGACCTGGGCATGCTCGCTGCCGTCGAGACGGCTGTCGCCATGGGCAACGCCATGCCCGAGGTCAAGGCGGTCGCCGACTACGTGACCGACGATGTCGCACACGACGGCACCGTCACAGCGATGCAGCATTTTGGGTTGATTGAATAAATGGCCGGGTCGCCCGCAGGGGGGCGACCCGGCCATTTGAGCTATTTTGCAATATAGAGCTTGGGATGGCTGCGACTGTTCTCGATCGCCGCCGTCATGATGCCCTCGTCGTCTCCATCAACGATGATGCCATCGAGGTCATCGATCTGCGCGGACTGATAAAAACTGGTCTTGTTGAACTTTCCCTGGTCAACCATCATGTAACTCTGGTTTGAGTTGGTCAGGTACATATGCTTGATCATGGCTGAGAAGTCGTGCTCGACGGTAAAACCGTGGTCGGGGTGGAATCCGTCGGCACTGACAAACGCCTTGTCGGCATGGAGTTTGCTCATGCAGTCGAGCGTTAGTGCGCCCGCGAGATAGAGGTGGCCCTTGCGCACGGAGCCGCCCAGCAGCACTACCGAAGCATTGGGGAGATTAAAGCTGGCATAGTTCGCGATTGCAAGATCGCCGGTGATAATGGTGATCTCACGCTTGTCCATGAGGGCCTTAGCGAAGTAAAAGCCTGTGGTGCCGATATCAATTACCAGAACATCGCCATCATCAACAAGAGTTGCCGCGGTTGCGGCGATGGCCTCTTTGGCCTCGACTTGGACATTGATACGCTCCTCGGGATACGAGATTGCGTTGGAGCGAGAAAGCGATACCGCTCCGCCGCGTACGCGACGCAGCTTGCCTTCGGATTCCAGCGAGACGAGGTCGTGTCGTGCGGTGACTTCCGAAACCGAAAAACGGCGAACGATGTCGGATACCGAGATATTTGGCTTTTCGGCCAGCCAGTTCATAATAAATCGCTGACGCTCGGCCGGTGAAAGGTCTGAAGTAGATGCCATATGCCGCTCCTTTTGAACGAAAGGCAGAAGATACGCCTTTCGTAATCGAAATATAACGTATCGATATGAAAAGGACAAGGCAAAATCGAATGAATCAAATGAACGGAATGGCATGTCCCAAATGCATGCGTAGCAGATAGCTTGCACTTAAATAGCGTGTAGAGGGTCTTGTTCTGAAGGTGCCGCCCAAAAGAAGTACGTTCACACCCGATATTCGACCGTTCACGGAAAGAAGACAATTGAGCTTTCGATAGCTTTTGAAATGGTTTATAAAAGAAAACCGAAAAGCTTTTGAAACAAAGAATAAGGCTTTCGATAGCAATAGTGCTAGATGAGAAAGGACCGAACATGGCGATCAAGGTGTTTGCCGACGGCGCTAACCTCGAAGGCATGCTTGACATGCATGACAATGGGAACGTTCAGGGTTTCACGACCAATCCTTCCCTTATGAAGGCCGGTGGCGTGACTGACTACCGCGCTTTTGCCAAGACGGTTCTTGAGCACATTACCGATGTGTCGGTCTCTTTTGAGGTATTTGCCGACGACGAGGCGGGTATGGAAGCCGAGGCCCGCGAGATCGCAACCTGGGCAGACAACGTCTACGTTAAGATCCCGGCGCTCAACACCAAGGGCGAGTCCACTGCCGCGCTGGTCAAGCGCCTTTCTGCCGACGGTATCAAGGTGAATGTCACCACTATCTTCACGCCTGAGCAGGTCGACGAGTTTGTCGATGCCGTCTCTGCCGAGACCCCCTCTATTCTGTCCATCTTTGCCGGTCGCATTGCCGATACCGGCGTCGATCCGCTGCCCCTCATGGCGGAGTCCGTAAAGAAGGCTGCCGTCAAGCCTGCTGCCGAGGTTCTTTGGGCGTCTACGCGCGAGGTCCTCAATATCTTCCAGGCGGAGTCCGTTGGCTGCCAGATCATTACGGTTCCCAATGCCCTTCTTGCCAAGCGCAAGAATTTCGGAAAAGATTTACTCGAGTACTCGCTTGATACGGTCAAGGGCTTCGCCCGCGACATTCAGGCACTTGGTTTCCATATCCTGCCCGAGGAGTAGGGGGCGAGCATGCTGACCGATCTTCTTAAGCCCGAGCTTGTTGCCTGCCACGTCGAGGCCTCCGATTGGGAGGAAGCGATCAAGGCATGCGGTAAGCTGCTCGTTGACGCCGGCAAATGCGACCAGAGCTATGTTGACGCCATGATTTCGTCGGTTCACAAATTCGGTCCCTATATGGTCTTGGAAGAGGGCATTGCCATGCCTCACGCTCAGGCCGATGGCAATGTGAGCGAGGCCGGCATCTGCATTGTCACGCTTGACCCTGCCGTTGCATTTGGACATGAGGATTTCGATCCGGTTCACGTGCTCGTGGGTATTTGCGCACCCGACCCCAAGGCTCATCTTGGCTGCTTGGCGGAGCTTTCGCAGATGTTCGAGGACGAGGACTGCGTTGCCAAGCTCAGCGCATGCGATACGCCCGAGCAGGTTTTGGAGACCATGCGTTCATTCTTTTAGGCCTTAATGGCACGGCGATGCGTCGCCGCTTTTGGATAGACGGAAAACCGTCACGTGTAGGAGAGGAAGGTTGCCATGCATATCATCACCGTATG includes:
- a CDS encoding HAD hydrolase family protein, with the protein product MTGRRVYRRSSKRAQQANRELSSKGIDKGVGVARALAYLGREGNARTFGFGDSGNDLGMLAAVETAVAMGNAMPEVKAVADYVTDDVAHDGTVTAMQHFGLIE
- a CDS encoding transaldolase — translated: MAIKVFADGANLEGMLDMHDNGNVQGFTTNPSLMKAGGVTDYRAFAKTVLEHITDVSVSFEVFADDEAGMEAEAREIATWADNVYVKIPALNTKGESTAALVKRLSADGIKVNVTTIFTPEQVDEFVDAVSAETPSILSIFAGRIADTGVDPLPLMAESVKKAAVKPAAEVLWASTREVLNIFQAESVGCQIITVPNALLAKRKNFGKDLLEYSLDTVKGFARDIQALGFHILPEE
- a CDS encoding PTS sugar transporter subunit IIA → MLTDLLKPELVACHVEASDWEEAIKACGKLLVDAGKCDQSYVDAMISSVHKFGPYMVLEEGIAMPHAQADGNVSEAGICIVTLDPAVAFGHEDFDPVHVLVGICAPDPKAHLGCLAELSQMFEDEDCVAKLSACDTPEQVLETMRSFF
- a CDS encoding DeoR/GlpR family DNA-binding transcription regulator, encoding MASTSDLSPAERQRFIMNWLAEKPNISVSDIVRRFSVSEVTARHDLVSLESEGKLRRVRGGAVSLSRSNAISYPEERINVQVEAKEAIAATAATLVDDGDVLVIDIGTTGFYFAKALMDKREITIITGDLAIANYASFNLPNASVVLLGGSVRKGHLYLAGALTLDCMSKLHADKAFVSADGFHPDHGFTVEHDFSAMIKHMYLTNSNQSYMMVDQGKFNKTSFYQSAQIDDLDGIIVDGDDEGIMTAAIENSRSHPKLYIAK